In Acidaminococcus fermentans DSM 20731, one genomic interval encodes:
- a CDS encoding Stp1/IreP family PP2C-type Ser/Thr phosphatase has translation MIAVSRTNRGMVRPNNEDSILVREPDLYAIADGMGGADAGEVASYEAVHQLSRLDLKGLQRKEILPFLERSIQNINKKIWELSREKENFTGMGTTLTAVYLPSPHSAFVAHVGDSRIYVWQDGVLRQVTSDHSYVAELVRQKQMTQEEAETSSQKHMITRAIGVDPQVQVDTFEILLDGAQKLLVCSDGLTNMISEAEIERTLGDRNLERLADGLMNGAMTAGGDDNISFIVIDLEAAEWKVE, from the coding sequence ATGATCGCAGTGAGCCGGACCAACCGGGGAATGGTGCGTCCCAACAATGAGGACAGCATCCTGGTGCGGGAACCGGATCTGTATGCCATTGCTGACGGCATGGGCGGAGCAGATGCGGGAGAAGTGGCCAGTTATGAAGCCGTGCACCAGTTGAGCCGTCTGGACCTGAAAGGGCTCCAGAGAAAGGAAATCCTTCCGTTTTTGGAACGGAGCATCCAGAACATCAATAAAAAAATCTGGGAACTTTCCCGGGAAAAAGAAAATTTCACCGGCATGGGGACTACCCTGACAGCGGTCTATCTGCCCAGTCCCCACAGCGCCTTTGTGGCCCATGTAGGGGACAGCCGGATCTATGTGTGGCAGGACGGGGTTCTGCGGCAGGTGACCAGTGACCACAGTTATGTGGCGGAACTGGTCCGCCAGAAACAGATGACCCAGGAGGAAGCGGAAACTTCTTCCCAGAAGCACATGATCACCCGGGCCATCGGGGTGGATCCCCAGGTGCAGGTGGACACCTTTGAAATCCTGCTGGACGGGGCCCAGAAGCTGCTGGTCTGTTCCGACGGACTGACCAACATGATTTCCGAAGCGGAAATCGAACGGACCCTGGGAGACCGGAACCTGGAGCGGCTGGCGGACGGCCTGATGAACGGCGCCATGACCGCCGGCGGCGATGATAACATTTCATTCATTGTCATTGATCTGGAGGCTGCAGAATGGAAGGTAGAATAA